Within Primulina tabacum isolate GXHZ01 chromosome 5, ASM2559414v2, whole genome shotgun sequence, the genomic segment GATCACATactaatattaaattaaaattttatatacgTAGACGAGTCATGTTTGTTCCAATTGGAATTTAACTTCGTAAAAATACacaaaaaacatataaaaatcaaatTCCAATCTTTTacttttcataaatattcagatgccaaaaaaaaagtttattaatatatattatattatttacacTCCAACAAATATAAATAACACTCCGTCTTATCTATTTAATCATCTTGTAGACAATATTAGTCCTAATAAttattttcttatattataaaatctttaatgcaatcCTTTTGGATTGTCAAcaacaaaatttttaatatctcaaaaaaaaaatttttgtggTTTTTCttcataaacaaataaaaatataaaatatcttgttaatcttaaaatttaagattattcatattttatctCACGATTTTATAGGTATACAAAATGTTAGtcgatttttataaaatatacaaaaaaatttatttcggtatacaaaattttattaaaatgtcTTAGACAAGATTTAAgttaatatatacacacacaaggCGTATAATAAATATTAGATAATCTATGAgttcttgtgagacggtgtcaCGAATCTACAGATCGATATGatctatatattttataaaataataataatcttgatataaaaaataatgtttttatatGAATCGAGTCGAATCGAAAATCTATCTCTGACACATAAGATTGtctaataaaaattttgtaatAATTATTGATGAAAGAAAATAACTACGACATAAATTGAACTCTGAGGATATCTCCAACCCTTGCACCAAAATGGCGTTTCTCCAACGGAGCTGcgctattttaaaatagttgttttttttaaaattataaatattaatattaaaaattataaatattatttatataataataacatattattttaataattatatatttttaaataataatatattcaataatatatttaaaataattaaataaatcaaattaaaaaaatattttgttcacGTCATTTTTGTGCAAGGATTGTTCTCCAAAGTAAAATAGCTTAGCTCCATTTCCCTTTTGCACCAAATTTGGCTCAAAGGGGGAGCTTTGCGCCAATTTGGCGCAGagctctatttttttaaaattttttttgttttttttttaaattataaatattaatattaaaaatcataaatattatttatataataataacaatatattattttaataattatatatttttatgttgaggatcgggttgagtttagaggggggtgaataaattcAACGGCAAACTTAATCGATTTTTCAGAATGATGTGCTAGAATCATGTTAGAGATGCTAGCGGTTtttttgttcaagtttaaagaccagcagatcacaagataatgtgcggaaacgatcagttggttagtgggtgaaaaatagtAAAACAGAAAAGTAGTAAATGGCGCAGGGTTTGTttttggaagttcgaagatgaatcttctacgtctccccttcttctgtttccagaaggtattactaaaagactttggtgaatacagtacaacagttgtacacacccacttcaacaggacttacccttcgcctactgaaactcttagttttgcaactcaactacttgaataatcttaagttctggaaaggactcttttccagttacaaattcttctattaatgagatagtgaagtgaatagcttaagAAGAGATAAAGAAAATAGCTATCACAAATGATCTCAAATGATCAAAtatatgcaatgaagcgtgtgctgctttttcagtgttgagcttttgagataactgaaagttctagcgatgctcgaatgaaatttttgattgagattcgttcTCTTCTCTTTTTCTTGAAAAGTGTTTCGTCTCCATTTATAGGCTTCATCCAACGTTCtaaaatctgaacggctcttttgacttttcagtggttcagctttattgctgaaaatggaccctgcagaaaacattaaagcaatcagtctcagttcataccaaaaatggtaagcCGTCTTCGCacaacatttaatggcatttaatgaagcaataaatgctagtatcacgttaatagattaACGATAATATTTAAAGACTTGAGATACGCAAAATTCTGCTAGTGTTTATTTCGAGTTTGTAtttcttctagttctggttttagctaagaagtcATTTGTTAAGTAGATTAAGCAGTACTTGATAAGTGCTGCTACTGGTTTTAGCGCGCTACAAGTGATTCTGGTTTTCTGCTTatttacatctactggttttgtacttaagccagcatctactggttttttactagcatctccacaacaaaattaattataacattttaaataataatatattcaataatatatttaaaaataattaaataaatcaaattaaaaaaatattttaggaaTATACTTTTTagtgtaagatttgaagtaaatgaattggagatgaatgttatatttggtgcagaaactgcactattttgATGCAGAAACTACGTCAAAATAGATTTATGTGTTGGAGATGGCATGAGTCATTTCATATAGGTTCACACTAAACATTAAAATCAATTTATCgttgtttatttttttgtttagaattatattttttacaCAAATATATTAACTAAAAATTcgataattatattttattttttttaaaaaaaattttgtggcCATGTCAAATAAGATTGTGATTAAACTAAaagtttgaatttttattttacaacaaaaatataagaaaatatggaacaaatgatgaaaaaaataaaatcaaatatcgAAAATagaacataataataaaaattgttttaatgaacaatattatttattataacaaatatatatttatatattcaaacccaccaattttaattaattatcttGAGAACTCCCTCCACTCTCGTAACGTTGCTACAGCACCCTACAGTTTAAGGTCTCTGCATAACGGTTTAGATGCCGGCAACCAACCCAGGAGGAAATTATATACCATTGAAGCGATTTGGATTCCTCAGAGCATCGGTAAAATCTCGGTGGGTCATAATTGAAGGTTcgatttatatatgtttttcaaaaaaaaaaaaatgatgctTTATTATTTTCCTGCCATGTTCTTTGATTTATgttaataaattttatgttttagttTATTTCTACTACCGGCTGGTGGAATTTTTATTGTGAGTGATTTCCTTCAGTTCTCCTGGTAATTTGTGGTGAAGAAAATACTGTGAATGTTTCAGTAAATCAAACTTCAGaaaatgaaatcaaataatatttCTGGAATTGTTTAATTATTGCATAGAAGGAAATAATGGAGCATTCCCCTTCGGTATAGAGATTCTGAGGTTTTAGCTTGTACATTTGGTCAATAGCCGGTATATTTTTTGCATTTGATGAAGTCTATTGTTTTTTAGTGAAACAAACAGTTTTTCTTTCCATTCAATGGTCTTTGATTAAGTCATCAGATTTCCTTTGTAATTGGAACGCAGCGATGCTTGAGTTATGTATATAGTGAATATGCTGCTTGAAGGTCCGAAAGTAGTTACTATGGGTTGGACCCATGTGAATCATCTCTCACGAGAAAAAAACGAAAAAACGAAGTTAGTAAATTCGAAGAAAGTTCAGCGATCACAATTTCGGGTTTCTTTTTGAAACCTGCTCAAATGCTCAAAAAACAGGTTACTTCTTGGACTTGTCATCCGTGCTGCCACCTCTAATTCCCATGAGACATGAATATTTCTTGACATGAACTTGAACATATAATGCTTTATTATACGTTGTTTTGAATGAATTCTGTTCCTCAAACAATAAATATGTTGCGTCTTAGAAAAATAATGGGAAAATATACAGACAAGAATCGTAGGACCATCCATTGGACAACGCAACTATGCGTTAGAACTAATATTTATATGCAAATTGAGAATCTAGTGACTAGTTTTGTTTCTGTTGCTTCTGCCTATCGGCTTTCAAATTTGAGGAAAATACTCTATCCCGAATTCCGATTGTAGAGATTTCTTCTCCCAGAATGTACGCCCAGCAGAAATGTTTGTGTAGCAATCAGGTCCCAGGGAATGTGCTGCTTGTACTtgataaaattatgaatgcGCAAACCACTGAAAGTGAAACAACGGAAACCCAAGTGTTTTCTGTGTACATCTCCATGGCATCGGTGAAAGAAATACGGGCACGACTCTCGGCCCAGTTACGGAGTCTGTCTGCTTCTGCAGCATAGAGAGCTCGTCCCTGGAATAAGTAAAACATTCATCGTAATTAAAGTTTCATGGATTTCTAATATCAGATGGAGGGAATAATTTCCAACaccaaataatacaaaataagCTCGTGTGAAGATGAAACACAAAACAATACGCTATGGTTTCAATTAATCTAGACCATGAAGAAACATTGATTACCTGATCATCGAACCAACGGCCACGTCTCAGCCAGGCAGTGACCAGAGCGAGTAATATTCTTGGAGGAGTCAAATAGTTGATGGCTTTCCCACTTCCCTTTACGACCCGCATTCTTGGAACTAAAGTTCTAGCGACAGTCTCGGGAAGCTCACAGATGATATTAAACATCTGCTTGTTCTGAATACTCGAACCACTGTCATAAAAATGTGGATTAACTTCCTTAACAGACccgaaaacaataaaaaaaattccaactTATGAACAAATTATCATTATCATCTATACCACTTTCTCCAGATGTAACAAAATCCACTAACTGTATAAGATCGAACAAAGACGATTTATTTGACATATTTGGAAGAAACTTGAAAATCACGAAGgattttttttgttcaaaattcatCTAATCGACAAGCAAAAGAATTCCACACATCCCATGTCACTCATAAGCTAGTGGACATTTGCCATAAGGGCCTGAAGCTTTTCGAAAAAggtagcaaaaaaaaaaaagcagggGTGGAGTGCGAAACTCGCATTTTAATAAAGTTTAGAGCAAAATTTCAAATTCCTTTGAAAGGCGATTCACCACCACCACCCCTGCTGGATTAGCCACTTTTCCGTCCAGGGACGTTATACAGGTATTAGAAGAAATAGATCACTGAATTTACCTTAGTAGCAAATCAGTGAGGACCATGCCTGGTGAGGCTGTGTGAACTCCAACTTTGGATCTCCTCGACTCCTTTAAAAGCGATGACTGAAGCTGCCTAAGACCACATTTTGTGGATCCATAACTATATTCCAATGAAATGTAAAGAATTAATAATcagaagtagattttaactttCTAAATAAGACAGATTTCTGATGAGCAGAATTGACGTTTTCATTTTGAAAAAAACAACCACCAAATATTGAACTCACACTGCTGTCAGTGGGGTACTCGATCCCCCTGACCCTGCACCATCCATATTAAACACATGACCACCATTGGCCTGGGTGCTCATGATCTGCATGGCTTCACGAGTGCAGAGTATTGATCCAACCAAGTTTGTAGAAACAATCTGTCAAAATTCCATGGAATATTTTGAAGGTCAATGGCAGCTAAGTTGACGTAAAGATCCAATAAAATAGTTCCCCTGACTAAGAAGAGTGACCCTTTTGGAGTCCAAAATGTTCAGTTCATTACTTAATTTCATTCGGCGGCAAAGGCAAACCTGTTGAATGTCATCATCATTGAACTGCAGCAGAGGCCTGAAACCCTTGTTTGTCCCAGCGTTGTTAACCTGTCAAAGGAAAATGTAAACATCAACCATAATTTAACAGCTGATGGATACTACAAATCTACAATTGCCTCTTAATGCTTGGGATatcaaaaaattcataaaaccAAATCATAATGATGATAGCTGGAGTGCCAGTTTTCCGGTATTAACTGCAAGACCAAATACAAAATAGAGGAGAACAGAAAaaccatatataataaattgcaTACCCAGATATCAACAGAACCAAGTTCACTGGCAGCAAAGTTTGCCAACATTTTGACATCTTCCGGTTTAGAGACATCACATGGGATTCCCACTACTTTTGCATGTCGTAACTGTTTTCTCGACGAAGAACCGGTGGCAATCATGACTTGATTAAGATTTTCTGCTAGTTCTTTGATGGTTTCAATGACAGATTCAGGGCTGCCTCCAGAAGAaccgaaatttaaaaaaatgcaaCACAGGAGGAGGGACAAATAAATATACTTCCAGTTCTCACagtattaatttaaaattcaccTGCGCGAAGTAACAACAACCCTGTCACCAGAGAGTAAAAACTCACGAGCCAATGCTTTTCCTAGTCCTCGTGTGCTGTATCATTAACAAAATTTATGCAGAAATCATACTCATGTTAATGAACTTTTATTTAAGTGAATATAAACTACTATTTTACTTTTCACACGCAAAGATTTTTCACCTCTTCAAGCAACCATTTGTAAATTTTATCCTAGAATAACTCTTTCTAAATAACTAAatttatcaataaatataaaatatacaaGAAAAATATCCCTCCGGACATTCTTACAAAACAAGATGTTGACAACTCAATATATATCTCAGTACAAACAAGTC encodes:
- the LOC142545595 gene encoding putative chlorophyll(ide) b reductase NYC1, chloroplastic — translated: MAVVAKMYLPPLDCHLQSGQPPPTRLSSRRGCDQVCVKGRGRIWVMPCKSFRSENGFEVKEKHEKSGENFGKLQESNMFGSRKSVNKWVDAIRNAVWRVSKPSLLSKSRFREELVKLEELLFSSSIHIGRYIVTMLSTGVVLLTGFHLSGGDDQMNALIWYSWLGGVVIGTMIGSNMVLEEVSRCGPRNVVITGSTRGLGKALAREFLLSGDRVVVTSRSPESVIETIKELAENLNQVMIATGSSSRKQLRHAKVVGIPCDVSKPEDVKMLANFAASELGSVDIWVNNAGTNKGFRPLLQFNDDDIQQIVSTNLVGSILCTREAMQIMSTQANGGHVFNMDGAGSGGSSTPLTAVYGSTKCGLRQLQSSLLKESRRSKVGVHTASPGMVLTDLLLSGSSIQNKQMFNIICELPETVARTLVPRMRVVKGSGKAINYLTPPRILLALVTAWLRRGRWFDDQGRALYAAEADRLRNWAESRARISFTDAMEMYTENTWVSVVSLSVVCAFIILSSTSSTFPGT